In a single window of the Osmerus eperlanus chromosome 2, fOsmEpe2.1, whole genome shotgun sequence genome:
- the srcin1a gene encoding LOW QUALITY PROTEIN: uncharacterized protein srcin1a (The sequence of the model RefSeq protein was modified relative to this genomic sequence to represent the inferred CDS: inserted 2 bases in 1 codon): MISTDDLEYPREYRTLGNGTRRFSNVGLVHTSEHRHTVIAAQSLEALTSLHKADMERKRDAFMDHLKTKYQQQQQQQQQQLQHPHHGQHHGQHHSPHHNPPSPSPSHASARGTPDRAAREQELTSYTCPAQLISSVCLCVHWKKLDVAICSTTNSMPTRVPSGFKKWLSACVRVTSCLTSALLSGSSDSSAPLALMPPPARQRQPXASRLQMQLHLHDLQQNATDLRKQLSQLRNLQLQNQDSVRTLVKRTEAELSVRVSDALRKQEDPLQRQRLLVEEERLKYLNEEELIIQQLHDLEKSVEEIQRDSSVNHKLVTVQELEEKASVLRRLGETLTELKNQFPGLQSKMRVVLRVEVEAVKFLKEEPHRLDALLKRCKTVTDTLTTMRRQVNEGVWKKQDDISSPFSKHNEDFRKSNDFDLPTSPPLGINDLGVGGGVGGLSSLSNWSPHSGHSHGNPSSHHRDHHPPVPHKGRALEELANRAASDKAVSVEVRLAAERDWEEKRASLTQYSAQDINRLLEETQAELMKAIPDLDFAAKQIKPSSNTPSQTPHGGTLEHRSIKPQHAKLSGKEPGSRRGSDELTVGRYRTEKPSKSPPPPPPRRSFPSSPGLTTRSGETLIPGKSIKKMESEDCEAQKPHVKLRRAVSENPRPASTPPSLATGDKEETEEERIAAELELSRASLDCSVLRWEQGGSGPRGGPLAPDTQAQTVALPRTALSPVPQIVLTECSSVPTPASEGSVRDQTQGPSPVSHTPGETGPHMVSQTQPSQERDPVGQPRKAAPLRELKIQESFEEVGEKREELSLVLTELDVRAMSPSEAQGLGRVVGEALRTLTLPLEERKAEENLDVSLSESPILVLFREAVTVREAYSQLHTLLETPRPVPKPRAGSCPSGLSRVSSPPNPRLCLPPDQQDSLGEALRRGMDTGGRALTLSPSRVAVETLIDQSQQSPAAAPLRSNGSAGTEAGLARASQRARGEDIRSSTYRRLDSLEETIRELEITLLEISGHPSTQLLHPQNPSSDAPQGEDSAPGQTPSAPASEHRKPPVPPKPSSFAPAIAKVQNLLLRLEAWSLLDGTCALSPSLFPPSLGFLVGYYFQLHPAGHGSSGVGKVLHSSAASRLKHLQQNSTEKTKSGKREDFLKSQAQQQAGALNDSGYGSVEPLLSNTRAASFSGRLPSNSAVFAPGLRKYPQEGALSSLTASSNQAKALLASLSASSLSASSLSASGLSAEALLLSSTFRHHRLLRENRTSSTPLPNGRPSSSSTATSSTSPTSPTLSLSPSSPTPLTSLSLSSLGLKSGGRGLQCSGGITSYKERGSKTLPKNLSPSGSQ; the protein is encoded by the exons ATGATCTCGACGGATGACCTGGAGTACCCCCGGGAGTACCGCACGCTGGGGAACGGCACGCGGCGCTTCTCCAACGTGGGCCTGGTGCATACGTCGGAGCACCGGCACACGGTGATCGCCGCCCAGAGCCTGGAGGCCCTGACCAGCCTGCACAAGGCGGACATGGAGCGCAAGAGGGACGCCTTCATGGATCACCTGAAGACCAagtaccagcagcagcagcagcagcagcagcagcagctgcagcaccCGCACCACGGccagcaccacggacagcacCACAGCCCCCACCACAACCCGCCCTCGCCCTCGCCCTCCCATGCCAGCGCGAGGGGGACGCCCGACAGAGCCGCTCGGGAACAG GAACTGACATCCTACACCTGTCCAGCACAGCTTATttcgagtgtgtgtttgtgtgtccactGGAAGAAGCTGGATGTTGCAATCTGTTCGACCACTAATAGCATGCCCACACGTGTTCCCAGTGGCTTCAAGAAATGGTTgtctgcgtgtgtacgtgtcacttcctgtctaacCTCGGCTCTGCTCTCTGGCAGCTCAGACTCCTCAGCCCCGCTGGCCCTGATGCCGCCCCCCGCCCGCCAACGGCAGCC GGCCAGCCGGCTACAGATGCAGCTCCACCTGCACGACCTGCAGCAGAACGCTACCGACCTGCGCAAACAGCTGTCGCAGCTGCGCAACCTGCAG ctTCAGAACCAGGACTCGGTGCGGACGCTGGTCAAACGCACAGAGGCGGAGCTAAGCGTGCGTGTGAGCGATGCGTTGAGGAAGCAGGAAGACCCCCTGCAGAGACAGCGCCTcctagtggaggaggagagactcaAGTACCTCAACGAGGAGGAGCTTATCATCCAGCAGCTcca TGACCTGGAGAAGTCTGTGGAGGAGATCCAGAGGGATTCATCTGTCAACCACAAGCTGGTGACGgtgcaggagctggaggagaaggctTCTGTGCTGaggagactgggagagactctcactgagctgaaga ACCAGTTCCCCGGCCTGCAGAGTAAGATGCGTGTGGTGCTCCGCGTGGAAGTGGAGGCCGTCAAGTTCCTGAAGGAGGAGCCCCACAGACTGGACGCCCTGCTGAAACGCTGCAAGACCGTCACAGACACTCTAACCACCATGCGCAG GCAAGTCAACGAGGGGGTGTGGAAGAAGCAGGACGACATCTCCAGCCCGTTCTCCAAGCACAACGAAGACTTCCGCAAGAGCAACGACTTTGACCtgcccaccagcccccctctcgGCATCAACGAcctgggggtaggaggaggggtagggggccTCAGCAGCCTGTCCAACTGGAGCCCTCACTCCGGTCACAGCCACGGTAACCCCTCCAGCCACCACAGGGACCACCACCCGCCTGTCCCCCACAAGGGCAGAGCGCTGGAGGAGCTGGCCAACCGGGCTGCCTCAGACAAGGCCGTGTCTGTGGAGGTCCGACTG GCTGCGGAACGAGACTGGGAGGAGAAGCGGGCCAGTTTGACCCAGTACAGCGCTCAGGACATCAACCGGCTGCTGGAGGAGACCCAGGCAGAGCTGATGAAGGCCATCCCTGACCTGGACTTTGCTGCCAAGCAGATCAAGCCCTCCTCCAACACGCCCTCTCAGACGCCTCACGGCGGGACCCTGGAGCACAGGTCCATCAAGCCCCAGCACGCCAAGCTGTCCGGGAAGGAGCCCGGCTCCAGGCGTGGCTCTG ATGAGCTGACGGTGGGGCGCTATCGCACGGAGAAGCCCTCCAAgtctcctcccccgcctccacccCGACGCAGCTTCCCATCATCCCCTGGGCTGACCACCCGCAGCGGAGAGACCCTCATCCCTGGGAAGAGTATAAAG AAGATGGAGTCCGAGGACTGCGAGGCCCAGAAGCCCCACGTGAAGCTGCGAAGGGCCGTGTCGGAGAACCCCCGCCCTGCATCCACCCCGCCCAGTCTGGCAACCGGGGACAAGGAGGAGACCGAGGAGGAGAGAATTGCTGCTGAACTGGAG ttgtcCAGAGCTTCGCTGGACTGCTCTGTTCTCCGGTGGGAGCAGGGCGGATCAGGGCCCAGAGGAGGCCCTCTGGCACCAGACACTCAG GCACAGACTGTGGCCCTGCCTCGAAcggccctctctcctgtcccccagaTTGTGCTGACTGAGTGCTCGTCAGTTCCAACCCCTGCCTCTGAGGGTTCTGTCAGAGACCAAACACAGGGCCCCTCCCCAGTGAGCCACACTCCAGGAGAGACTGGTCCCCACATGGTCTCCCAGACCCAGCCTTCCCAGGAGAGGGATCCTGTGGGACAGCCCCGAAAAGCGGCCCCCCTCCGGGAGCTGAAGATCCAGGAATCCTTTGAGGAAGtcggggagaagagagaggagctgtccctggtgctgactGAGCTGGACGTGAGGGCCATGTCCCCTTCTGAAGCCCAGGGCCTTGGCAGGGTTGTGGGAGAGGCTCTGAGGACGCTGACTCTTCCATTAGAGGAAAGGAAGGCCGAGGAGAACCTGGATGTCAGCCTCAGTGAGAGTCCTATCCTGGTGCTCTTCAGGGAAGCGGTGACTGTCAGGGAGGCTTACAGTCAGCTCCACACTCTGCTGGAAACACCCAGGCCAGTGCCCAAACCCAGGGCAGGGTCTTGCCCCAGCGGCCTGAGCCGTGTCTCCAGCCCCCCTaaccccagactctgcctcccccccgaCCAGCAGGACTCTCTGGGGGAGGCgttgaggagagggatggatacGGGAGGGAGGGCCCTAACTCTCAGCCCCAGCAGAGTAGCCGTGGAAACCCTAATAGACCAATCCCAGCAGAGCCCAGCAGCTGCTCCATTAAGGTCTAATGGGTCAGCAGGTACGGAGGCGGGCCTGGCCAGAGCAAGCCAGAGGGCCCGGGGAGAGGACATCCGCAGCAGCACCTACCGGAGGCTGGACAGCCTGGAGGAGACCATCAGGGAGCTGGAGATCACCCTGCTGGAGATCAGCGGCCACCCCAGcacccagctcctccacccccagaacCCCTCCTCAGACGCCCCGCAGGGAGAGGACTCCGCCCCAGGCCAGACCCCCAGTGCTCCAGCCTCAGAACATCGGAAGCCTCCCGTCCCACCCAAGCCCTCTTCGTTCGCTCCCGCCATAGCCAAGGTCCAGAACCTTCTCCTCCGTTTGGAAGCATGGAGTCTCTTGGACGGCAcgtgcgctctctctccctctctcttccccccttctcTGGGCTTCCTCGTGGGATATTACTTCCAGCTGCACCCT GCAGGGCACGGCTCCTCTGGTGTGGGTAAAGTCCTCCACTCCTCGGCTGCCTCCAGGCTAAAGCACCTGCAGCAGAACAGCACAGAGAAGACCAAGAGTGGCAAGAGAGAAGACTTCCTCAAGAGTCAGGCCCAGCAGCAG GCTGGAGCACTGAA CGACAGTGGCTATGGCAGTGTGGAGCCTCTCTTGTCTAACACCAGGGCTGCCAGTTTCTCTGGCCGCCTGCCCTCCAACTCGGCAGTGTTTGCCCCGGGCCTGAGGAAGTATCCccaggagggggcgctatcCTCCCTGACGGCCTCCTCCAACCAGGCTAAGGCCCTGCTGGCCAGCCTGTCAGCCTCCAGCCTGTCAGCCTCCAGCCTGTCAGCCTCTGGCCTGAGTGCCGaggccctgctcctctcctccaccttccgacaccaccgcctcctccgtgAGAACCGCACATCCTCCACCCCGCTGCCCAACGGGCGCCCCTCCTCGTCGTCCAcggccacctcctccacctcccccacctcccccaccctgtccttgtccccctcctcccccacccccctgacctccctcagcctctcctccctggggcTGAAGAGTGGCGGCCGCGGCCTGCAGTGCTCCGGCGGCATCACCAGCTACAAGGAGCGCGGCAGCAAGACGCTGCCCAAGAACCTGTCCCCCAGCGGCTcccagtga